A single genomic interval of Catenulispora sp. EB89 harbors:
- a CDS encoding DMT family transporter has protein sequence MAAFSIDETEHSASPASRSASTALAARAFGSVPPTVLVLLGILSTQLGAALAKHLFGAVGGFGAVALRLFFAAAVLMGFWRPTLRMERRAWTTVLGYGVVLGSMNLCFYQSLARIPLGIAVTTEFLGPLAVALAGSRRWLDALWAVLAGGGVLLLTEGGGKVDLVGVLFALGAGLFWGLYILMGAALGRHTSEGDGLALGMAVAALLAVPFGVVSGGTALLRPWVLLVGLGVALLSSVLPYSLDLEALRKIPPRVFGILMSLEPAVAALIGLMVLGESLGLSQWIAVLCVVVASAGATRGASRTSDDQR, from the coding sequence GTGGCCGCATTCAGCATCGACGAGACCGAGCACAGCGCGTCCCCGGCGTCCCGGTCCGCGTCGACCGCGCTGGCCGCCCGGGCCTTCGGCTCGGTCCCGCCGACGGTGCTGGTGCTGCTGGGCATCCTGAGCACCCAGTTGGGCGCGGCGCTGGCCAAGCACCTGTTCGGCGCGGTCGGCGGCTTCGGGGCGGTGGCGCTGCGGCTGTTCTTCGCCGCGGCGGTGCTGATGGGGTTCTGGCGTCCGACGCTGCGCATGGAGCGCCGGGCCTGGACGACCGTGCTCGGCTACGGCGTGGTCCTGGGCTCGATGAACCTGTGCTTCTACCAGTCGCTGGCCCGGATTCCGCTGGGCATCGCGGTGACGACCGAGTTCCTGGGTCCGCTGGCCGTGGCGCTGGCCGGGTCGCGGCGGTGGCTGGACGCGCTGTGGGCGGTGCTCGCCGGCGGCGGCGTGCTACTGCTGACCGAGGGCGGCGGCAAGGTCGACCTGGTCGGCGTCCTGTTCGCGCTCGGCGCCGGCCTGTTCTGGGGCCTGTACATCCTGATGGGAGCCGCGCTCGGCCGGCACACCAGCGAAGGCGACGGCCTGGCGCTCGGCATGGCCGTCGCCGCCCTGCTGGCCGTGCCGTTCGGCGTGGTCAGCGGCGGCACGGCGCTGCTGCGGCCGTGGGTGCTGCTGGTCGGGCTCGGCGTGGCGCTGCTGTCGTCGGTGCTGCCGTACTCGCTGGACCTGGAGGCGCTGCGCAAGATCCCGCCGCGCGTGTTCGGGATCCTGATGAGCCTGGAGCCGGCGGTGGCGGCGCTGATCGGGCTGATGGTGCTCGGGGAGTCGCTGGGGCTGTCGCAGTGGATCGCGGTGTTGTGTGTGGTGGTGGCTTCGGCGGGGGCCACCCGGGGCGCCAGTCGGACGTCTGACGACCAACGATGA
- a CDS encoding S41 family peptidase, with the protein MTKYTSPTLAAVLTGVLATSVVAATAVPASATTSPSAGTNLNGVWRTDGYSTIVRITGGTYELYDTTAISCIRDTTSDGDGSVSTFTAGPGPDHARWHIDANVNYRDLTRLPSLPAACTQATPATPIETFDVFWRTFAENYPFFAQRGIDWKHVYDTYRPQVTATTTDAQLRDIFAAMITPLHDAHVGLVADGVRVFSARPGTQVPNDDLDAQTVALIKHADLADATSPLQTWCQDRVGFATLPGNVGYLRVAGFTGFTSADTSAANAAAFSSALDAIFTADRTTGPNRLRGLVLDVRINGGGDDPLGLMLASRLTGHTFFAYAKQTRNDPTDPERFTTPQPFVVHPSAAPHYTGPISILAGGSTFSAGETVTQALLNRSPRPVVVGENTQGVFSDILDRQLPNGWMFGLPDEEYLTPSGRTYDVAGIPPDVTVPTLTPEQFADGTDPAFRVALDALGRR; encoded by the coding sequence GTGACGAAATACACGAGTCCGACACTGGCGGCGGTTTTGACCGGGGTGCTGGCGACGTCCGTGGTGGCCGCGACCGCCGTCCCGGCGTCGGCAACAACATCGCCGTCGGCCGGCACCAACCTCAACGGGGTCTGGCGCACCGACGGGTACAGCACCATCGTGCGCATCACCGGCGGCACCTACGAGCTCTACGACACGACCGCGATCAGCTGCATCCGCGACACCACCTCCGACGGCGATGGCAGCGTCTCGACCTTCACCGCCGGCCCGGGCCCCGACCACGCCCGCTGGCACATCGACGCGAACGTCAACTACCGCGATCTCACTCGGCTGCCGTCCCTGCCCGCGGCTTGCACACAAGCCACCCCGGCGACGCCGATCGAGACGTTCGACGTCTTCTGGCGGACCTTCGCAGAGAACTACCCCTTCTTCGCGCAGCGCGGCATCGACTGGAAGCACGTCTACGACACCTACCGGCCGCAGGTCACCGCGACGACCACCGACGCGCAACTCCGCGACATCTTCGCGGCCATGATCACCCCGCTGCACGATGCGCACGTCGGCCTGGTCGCCGACGGGGTCCGGGTCTTCTCCGCACGCCCCGGCACCCAGGTCCCGAACGACGACCTGGACGCGCAGACCGTCGCCCTGATCAAGCACGCCGACCTGGCCGACGCCACCTCGCCGCTCCAGACCTGGTGCCAGGACCGCGTCGGGTTCGCCACGCTGCCCGGCAACGTCGGCTACCTGCGCGTCGCGGGCTTCACCGGCTTCACGTCGGCCGACACGTCCGCCGCCAACGCCGCCGCGTTCAGCTCCGCCCTCGACGCCATCTTCACCGCCGACCGCACCACCGGCCCGAACCGCTTGCGCGGCCTGGTGCTCGACGTGCGCATCAACGGCGGCGGCGACGATCCGTTGGGCCTGATGCTGGCTTCGCGGCTGACCGGGCACACGTTCTTCGCGTACGCCAAGCAGACGCGCAACGATCCGACCGACCCGGAGCGCTTCACCACGCCGCAGCCGTTCGTCGTCCATCCGTCGGCGGCGCCGCACTACACCGGGCCGATCTCGATCCTGGCCGGCGGCTCGACGTTCAGCGCCGGCGAGACGGTCACGCAGGCGCTGCTCAACCGCTCCCCGCGGCCGGTCGTCGTCGGCGAGAACACGCAAGGTGTGTTCTCCGACATCCTCGATCGGCAGCTGCCCAACGGCTGGATGTTCGGACTGCCCGACGAGGAGTACCTCACGCCGTCGGGGCGTACGTACGACGTCGCCGGGATCCCGCCGGACGTCACGGTGCCGACGCTGACGCCGGAGCAGTTCGCCGACGGTACGGACCCGGCGTTCCGGGTCGCGCTGGACGCCCTCGGGCGACGGTGA
- a CDS encoding protein kinase, which yields MPGGEGDQVFEVVAGRYVLIDSIGSGGSGEVWRAFDRKRGEYCAAKLIRRPEAATLVRAVFEQGVRLEHPHVVTPYAWAADDEQVLLAMPLVRGGSLAVLLRDLGLLPARYGAEVLRQLLVALEHVHAEGIVHRDVKPANVLLEPTGTGAPQARLADFGLVLTPDRPRITGMFMVVGTRDYLAPESLENGDQGVAQDLYAAGLVGVEMVGPKPADARAQALAALLTALTDPEPARRPESATAALERLAEVLDGWPLLTPAPMPESDEPVEVFEQIGPLPAGWGPHGPVAEADTVGLEWLWSPDPAEGAAAGAGSVESMETQTRVLGSMPGADRRTIPVGDGKAESSLSGEGPGGWQGRTVPLGGGPGGAGRDGQAQGSPSGGSASGGRAQGSPSGGSASGGQAQGSPSGGPAASGGQAQGSPSGGSAGGGQAQGSPSGRPAGGGQAQGSPSGGPAASGGQAQGSPSGGAPGSWHMQTVQLSGGSGAGPRGGSDGGVSGRQAPGSPPGERPGGWKSSGPPSGEAPGDWQGRTVPLAGGSSGASGSWQNRTVPLAGGSGGAVVGRQPQGSPPGGPSGDWHNRTVPLAGGSGGRQAWNPAPPESDIDRVRLFPVPTPATNPGAAPPTPSAARWHWVGLVAAAVVLAAVVGVVVMALL from the coding sequence GTGCCGGGAGGCGAGGGGGACCAGGTGTTCGAGGTCGTCGCGGGACGCTATGTCCTGATCGACAGCATCGGCTCCGGCGGTTCCGGAGAGGTGTGGCGCGCCTTCGACCGCAAGCGCGGCGAGTACTGCGCGGCCAAGCTGATCCGGCGTCCGGAGGCTGCGACGCTGGTGCGGGCGGTGTTCGAGCAGGGCGTGCGGCTGGAGCACCCGCACGTCGTGACGCCCTACGCGTGGGCCGCCGACGACGAGCAGGTGCTGCTGGCGATGCCGCTGGTGCGCGGCGGGTCGCTGGCCGTGCTGCTGCGCGACCTCGGCCTGCTGCCCGCGCGGTACGGCGCCGAGGTGCTGCGGCAGCTGCTGGTGGCGCTGGAGCACGTGCACGCCGAGGGGATAGTGCACCGGGACGTGAAGCCGGCGAACGTGCTGCTGGAGCCGACCGGGACCGGGGCGCCGCAGGCGCGGCTGGCGGACTTCGGCCTGGTGCTGACCCCGGACCGGCCGCGGATCACCGGGATGTTCATGGTCGTCGGCACGCGCGATTACCTGGCGCCGGAGTCGCTGGAGAACGGGGACCAGGGCGTCGCACAGGACTTGTACGCGGCCGGGCTCGTTGGCGTGGAGATGGTCGGGCCGAAGCCGGCCGACGCGCGCGCCCAGGCCCTGGCGGCGCTGCTCACGGCGCTGACCGACCCGGAACCGGCGCGGCGTCCGGAGTCGGCGACGGCGGCGCTGGAGCGGCTGGCGGAGGTCCTGGACGGCTGGCCGCTGCTCACCCCCGCGCCGATGCCGGAGAGCGACGAGCCGGTGGAGGTGTTCGAGCAGATCGGGCCGCTGCCGGCCGGTTGGGGGCCGCACGGGCCGGTCGCGGAGGCGGACACGGTGGGCTTGGAGTGGCTGTGGTCGCCGGACCCGGCCGAGGGCGCGGCGGCCGGGGCGGGCTCGGTGGAGAGCATGGAGACCCAGACTCGGGTGCTCGGCAGCATGCCTGGTGCCGACCGGCGGACGATTCCGGTCGGTGATGGGAAGGCTGAAAGTTCGCTGTCCGGCGAAGGGCCTGGCGGTTGGCAAGGCCGGACGGTGCCGCTGGGCGGCGGGCCCGGTGGTGCGGGTCGCGATGGGCAGGCTCAGGGTTCGCCATCCGGCGGGTCGGCAAGCGGTGGGCGGGCTCAAGGTTCGCCATCCGGCGGGTCGGCAAGCGGTGGGCAGGCGCAGGGTTCGCCGTCGGGTGGGCCGGCGGCCAGCGGTGGGCAGGCGCAGGGCTCGCCGTCCGGCGGGTCGGCAGGCGGTGGACAGGCGCAGGGTTCGCCATCGGGTAGGCCGGCAGGCGGTGGGCAGGCGCAGGGCTCGCCGTCGGGTGGGCCGGCGGCCAGCGGCGGGCAGGCTCAGGGCTCGCCATCCGGCGGGGCGCCGGGTAGTTGGCATATGCAGACCGTGCAGCTTTCCGGCGGATCCGGCGCCGGGCCCCGCGGTGGGTCTGACGGTGGGGTGAGTGGCCGACAAGCACCCGGTTCGCCACCAGGTGAACGGCCCGGCGGTTGGAAATCTTCAGGTCCACCGTCCGGTGAAGCGCCTGGCGACTGGCAGGGCCGGACCGTGCCGCTGGCCGGCGGATCGAGCGGGGCGTCCGGCAGCTGGCAGAACCGCACCGTTCCCCTCGCCGGCGGTTCCGGCGGCGCGGTCGTCGGCCGGCAACCCCAGGGCTCGCCACCCGGCGGCCCGTCCGGCGACTGGCACAACCGTACGGTGCCACTCGCCGGCGGTTCCGGTGGCCGTCAGGCCTGGAACCCGGCGCCGCCCGAGTCGGACATCGACCGTGTCCGGCTCTTCCCTGTCCCCACCCCCGCCACCAACCCCGGTGCCGCTCCACCGACGCCCTCGGCCGCCCGCTGGCACTGGGTCGGGTTGGTGGCTGCCGCCGTCGTGTTGGCGGCCGTGGTCGGCGTGGTCGTGATGGCCCTGCTCTGA
- a CDS encoding helix-turn-helix domain-containing protein codes for MSDDVVMRNRALQTEWYGEPLGDRFRRLLDRLTLSQAQLADVLGLSAPMISQLMSGVRAKISNPAVLARLAVVEQMAADPAFVVMPPAARAEELARLVHETPTGSSSTVAINAHAGSGSAPAGGEGAGGDPVAAVQGVLRAVASAAELDGAAKVLDADYPALAEVLRVYGTFKTADARAHYERTVR; via the coding sequence GTGAGCGACGACGTGGTGATGCGCAACCGCGCTTTACAGACCGAGTGGTACGGGGAACCGCTGGGCGACCGCTTCCGCCGCCTCCTGGACCGCCTGACCCTGTCCCAGGCCCAGCTGGCCGACGTCCTCGGCCTGTCCGCGCCGATGATCTCCCAGCTGATGAGCGGGGTCCGGGCCAAGATCAGCAACCCCGCGGTGTTGGCCCGGCTGGCCGTCGTCGAGCAGATGGCCGCCGACCCGGCGTTCGTCGTCATGCCGCCGGCGGCGCGCGCCGAGGAACTGGCGCGCCTGGTGCACGAGACCCCCACCGGCAGCAGCAGCACCGTGGCCATCAACGCCCACGCCGGGTCGGGGTCGGCGCCGGCCGGCGGCGAGGGCGCGGGCGGCGATCCCGTCGCGGCCGTGCAGGGGGTGCTCCGCGCCGTGGCCTCCGCGGCTGAACTGGACGGCGCGGCGAAGGTGCTGGACGCCGACTACCCGGCGCTCGCCGAAGTACTGCGCGTCTATGGCACGTTCAAGACCGCCGACGCGCGGGCCCACTACGAGCGCACCGTGCGCTGA
- a CDS encoding class I SAM-dependent methyltransferase: MTQRTTDGSAGDADYGTIGTSYSAYRQPEPRIGALIEQALAGSRTVLNVGAGAGSYESAAFDVTAVEPSASMRAQRPAHLPAAIDAVAENLPFPDDAFDGAMTTFSVHQWSDLKAGLREMRRVARGPVAILTCDPDLVRDFWLYEYAPLVLDTEARRYPAIGDITEALGGRSAVTPVPIPVDCTDGFNEAYYGRPERLLDPAARQSCSAWSFVDAATSEQYTEQLRRDLESGAWDARFGHLRTQPFLNGSLVLVRADVQ, from the coding sequence ATGACACAGCGAACCACTGACGGCAGCGCCGGCGATGCGGACTACGGCACGATCGGCACCAGCTATTCCGCTTACCGGCAGCCGGAACCGCGTATCGGTGCCCTGATAGAGCAGGCTCTGGCCGGGTCACGGACGGTGCTGAACGTCGGGGCCGGGGCGGGCTCGTACGAGTCGGCGGCGTTCGACGTGACCGCGGTCGAGCCCTCGGCGTCGATGCGTGCGCAGCGGCCCGCGCACCTGCCGGCGGCGATCGACGCCGTCGCGGAGAACCTGCCGTTCCCCGACGACGCTTTCGACGGCGCGATGACCACGTTCAGCGTGCACCAGTGGAGCGATCTGAAGGCCGGGCTGCGCGAGATGCGCCGGGTCGCGCGCGGGCCGGTCGCGATCCTGACGTGCGACCCGGATCTGGTGCGCGACTTCTGGCTGTACGAGTACGCGCCGCTGGTCCTGGACACCGAGGCGCGGCGCTACCCGGCGATCGGCGACATCACCGAGGCGCTGGGCGGGCGCAGCGCGGTGACGCCGGTACCGATCCCGGTGGACTGCACCGACGGGTTCAACGAGGCCTACTACGGCCGGCCGGAGCGCCTACTGGACCCGGCGGCGCGGCAGTCGTGCTCGGCGTGGAGCTTCGTCGACGCGGCGACGAGCGAGCAGTACACCGAGCAGCTGCGGCGCGATCTGGAATCAGGAGCCTGGGACGCCCGGTTCGGGCATCTTCGGACGCAGCCGTTCTTGAACGGGTCGCTGGTCCTGGTGCGTGCGGACGTTCAGTAA
- a CDS encoding IclR family transcriptional regulator, translating to MSTALRGLQLLEALAGMRQPASLRAVAERVGLSESQTFRVLRELERGGYLDHLGRSGYRLAGRSVALATLIGPRPALLRAIQPVITRLAQLTGEAVVLHLRSGATRVLVLGVPAPSGPVLDPAGLLGERSPLAVGASGRIILAYLPEAELAAMDLGGLDRRQLAAIRDRGYEASFGENHPGVNGVSAPLLAYREDADSAGMALGSITVAGPAERLSEADFPRLVPMVLAACRDLGPRLASILGPDPGETVRALDL from the coding sequence GTGAGCACGGCGCTACGCGGACTTCAGCTGCTGGAGGCGCTGGCCGGGATGCGCCAGCCGGCGTCGCTGCGCGCGGTCGCCGAGCGCGTGGGGCTGTCGGAGTCGCAGACGTTCCGCGTCCTGCGCGAGCTGGAGCGCGGCGGCTACCTCGACCACCTGGGACGCAGCGGCTACCGCCTGGCCGGCCGGTCGGTCGCGCTGGCCACGCTGATCGGCCCGCGTCCGGCGCTGTTGCGGGCGATCCAGCCGGTCATCACGCGGCTGGCGCAGCTCACCGGCGAGGCGGTGGTGCTGCACCTGCGCTCGGGGGCGACGCGCGTGCTGGTGCTCGGCGTGCCGGCGCCTTCGGGGCCGGTCCTGGACCCGGCGGGGCTGCTCGGCGAGCGGTCGCCGTTGGCGGTCGGGGCGAGCGGGCGGATCATCCTGGCGTATCTGCCCGAGGCGGAGTTGGCGGCGATGGACCTCGGCGGGCTGGATCGCCGGCAGCTGGCCGCGATTCGCGATCGTGGGTACGAGGCGTCGTTCGGCGAGAACCACCCCGGCGTCAACGGCGTGTCGGCGCCGTTGTTGGCTTATCGGGAGGACGCGGACTCTGCCGGCATGGCTCTTGGTTCCATCACGGTCGCCGGGCCCGCCGAACGGCTCTCGGAGGCCGACTTCCCGCGGCTGGTGCCGATGGTGCTGGCCGCGTGCCGCGACCTCGGGCCGCGGCTGGCGTCGATCCTCGGGCCGGATCCCGGCGAAACAGTCCGGGCGCTGGACTTGTAA
- a CDS encoding MmgE/PrpD family protein encodes MSAPSNPEGVTGRLVTWIHDLTWDDVPAEVRTRAAHLLLDGLGCALVGAQLPWSRLATEAVLGIEGGGDAVVIGTGRTSTPVGAALLNSTYIQGFELDDFHPLAPLHSASLLVPSLLATASHTGRDVTGRELLLAALVGFEVGPRIGSSIGGTAMLSRGWHSGPVFGASSAAAACAKLRGLDPAQTEDALGFAATQSAGLMSAQYEAMGKRMQHGFAARNGFYSAALAASGYTGIDQVYEREYGGYVAVYGEGHPTDPEAIVRGLGEGWETTMAMVKSWAVMGGLHGAVQAAQALRGRLAGHGVESVESVERIDIRVGDVIYHHGWWPPQRPLEAIGGQMNIGYATAVTLLDGTALPEQFTAARLDADDVWELLERTHVTLDRSIDELPLTERFQTHVTLTFADGSTDTERVISPHGSPVDPITNDEVVAKFRSLTDRVMAPERAGAIVEAVQGLADAPSLAPLVALLAPPVGRALD; translated from the coding sequence ATGAGCGCACCGTCCAACCCCGAAGGCGTCACCGGCCGCCTCGTCACCTGGATCCACGACCTCACCTGGGACGACGTCCCCGCCGAGGTCCGCACCCGCGCCGCGCACCTGCTCCTGGACGGCCTCGGCTGCGCCCTGGTCGGCGCACAGCTGCCCTGGTCGCGCCTGGCGACCGAGGCGGTGCTCGGCATCGAGGGCGGCGGCGACGCGGTCGTCATCGGCACCGGCCGTACCAGCACGCCGGTCGGCGCCGCGCTGCTCAACAGCACCTACATCCAAGGCTTCGAGCTGGACGACTTCCATCCGCTCGCGCCGCTGCACAGCGCCTCGCTGCTGGTGCCCTCGCTGCTCGCGACGGCCAGCCACACCGGCCGGGACGTCACCGGCCGCGAGCTGCTGCTGGCCGCGCTGGTCGGGTTCGAGGTGGGCCCGCGGATCGGCTCCTCGATCGGCGGCACCGCGATGCTCTCGCGCGGCTGGCACTCGGGGCCGGTCTTCGGCGCCTCTTCGGCCGCCGCGGCGTGCGCGAAGCTGCGCGGCCTGGACCCGGCGCAGACCGAGGACGCGCTCGGCTTCGCCGCGACGCAGTCGGCGGGCCTGATGTCGGCGCAGTACGAGGCGATGGGCAAGCGGATGCAGCACGGCTTCGCGGCTCGCAACGGCTTCTACTCCGCGGCCCTGGCGGCCAGCGGCTACACCGGCATCGACCAGGTCTACGAACGCGAATACGGCGGCTACGTCGCGGTCTACGGCGAAGGCCACCCGACGGACCCCGAGGCGATCGTCAGGGGCCTGGGGGAGGGCTGGGAGACCACGATGGCGATGGTGAAGTCCTGGGCCGTCATGGGCGGTCTGCACGGCGCCGTCCAGGCCGCGCAGGCGCTGCGGGGCCGACTCGCCGGACACGGGGTCGAGAGCGTCGAGAGTGTCGAGCGCATCGATATCCGCGTCGGCGACGTGATCTATCACCACGGCTGGTGGCCGCCGCAGCGTCCGCTGGAGGCGATCGGCGGCCAGATGAACATCGGCTACGCCACCGCGGTCACCCTCCTCGACGGCACCGCATTGCCCGAGCAGTTCACCGCGGCCCGGCTCGACGCCGACGACGTCTGGGAGCTGCTGGAACGCACACACGTCACCCTCGACCGGTCGATCGACGAGCTGCCGCTGACCGAGCGCTTCCAGACCCACGTGACGCTGACGTTCGCCGACGGATCCACCGACACCGAGCGCGTGATCTCCCCGCACGGCAGCCCCGTCGACCCGATCACGAACGACGAGGTGGTCGCGAAGTTCCGGAGCCTGACCGACCGGGTCATGGCGCCCGAGCGGGCCGGCGCGATCGTCGAGGCCGTCCAGGGCCTCGCCGACGCGCCCTCGCTCGCGCCGCTCGTGGCGCTGCTGGCCCCGCCGGTCGGAAGGGCGCTGGACTGA
- a CDS encoding oxaloacetate decarboxylase: MTTPARARLRELLDARQLVVAPGVYDGISAQLARRTGHVAAYLTGAGVAASGFGLPDIGLVTQTEMVERARMAVRALGDVPLLADADTGYGAPINVIRTVREYEDAGVAAIQLEDQAFPKKCGHLPDKELVGADDFARTLGAALEARTDDAMLVIARTDARGPLGLDEAIARANRYAAEGADILFVEAPQSTEEIERIAAEVRAPLLLNLVIGGLTPEQSAERLQQLGFAVAIHPSAVLAHSALGALTALCQLRGIKPDEFVPTRPEEFFNLVGMAEWFELGEKYRPAPVEQGA; the protein is encoded by the coding sequence ATGACCACACCAGCCCGCGCCCGCCTGCGCGAACTGCTCGACGCCCGGCAGCTCGTCGTCGCCCCGGGCGTCTACGACGGCATCAGTGCCCAGCTGGCCCGGCGCACCGGCCACGTCGCGGCCTACCTCACCGGCGCCGGTGTCGCAGCTTCCGGATTCGGGCTGCCCGACATCGGGCTCGTCACCCAGACCGAGATGGTCGAACGGGCCCGGATGGCGGTGCGGGCGCTCGGGGACGTGCCGCTGCTGGCCGACGCCGACACCGGCTATGGCGCGCCGATCAACGTCATCCGGACCGTGCGCGAGTACGAGGACGCCGGGGTCGCCGCGATCCAGCTGGAGGACCAGGCGTTCCCGAAGAAGTGCGGCCACCTGCCCGACAAGGAGCTGGTCGGCGCCGACGACTTCGCCCGCACCCTCGGCGCCGCCCTGGAGGCGCGCACCGATGACGCGATGCTGGTCATCGCCCGCACCGACGCCCGCGGGCCGCTGGGGCTCGACGAGGCGATCGCGCGGGCCAACAGGTACGCCGCCGAGGGCGCGGACATCCTGTTCGTCGAGGCGCCGCAGAGCACTGAGGAGATCGAGCGGATCGCCGCCGAGGTGCGCGCGCCGCTGCTGCTCAACCTGGTCATCGGCGGCCTCACGCCGGAACAGTCGGCCGAACGCCTTCAGCAGCTCGGCTTCGCCGTCGCGATCCACCCCTCCGCCGTCCTGGCACACAGCGCGCTCGGCGCGCTGACCGCGCTGTGCCAGCTGCGCGGCATCAAGCCCGACGAGTTCGTCCCGACCAGGCCCGAGGAGTTCTTCAACCTCGTCGGCATGGCCGAGTGGTTCGAGCTCGGTGAGAAGTACCGGCCCGCGCCGGTTGAGCAAGGAGCCTGA
- a CDS encoding aconitase/3-isopropylmalate dehydratase large subunit family protein, protein MPGTGMTMIERILARKAGLASVAVGDTVTVDVDMTVLIDLQFATMWLPPLRIADPDKVAIVMDHAVPAPTIKDAAGGPNARGFAADFGIERFYDVGRHGICHQVIAENGLARPGEVLACTDSHTCAGGAYNTAARGLGPAEVYSILCTGRTWFQVSPTIRYEFVGELPAGVSGKDVFLHIANEYGDATNLNLEYGGPGLASIPLHDRRTIATQGAEISADFSTFAFDDVLAAHFDELGIAGFEPAEADVDATYADVREIDLSGLVPYVARPGTVSRNGLPVTDIEARRIDQAFIGSCANGQLDDLRIAAEVLRGKQVAPGVRLIVTPASQQVYRDAMRLGYLQDIADAGGVVTNATCGACFGYHMGVVGPGEVCLTSSTRNFTGRMGSPDAEIYMASPATVAASAVAGHITDARTEAAR, encoded by the coding sequence ATGCCCGGTACCGGCATGACCATGATCGAGCGCATCCTCGCGCGCAAGGCCGGCCTGGCCTCGGTGGCCGTCGGCGACACCGTGACCGTGGACGTCGACATGACCGTCCTGATCGACCTGCAGTTCGCCACGATGTGGCTGCCGCCGCTGCGGATCGCCGACCCGGACAAGGTCGCGATCGTGATGGACCACGCCGTCCCGGCGCCGACGATCAAGGACGCGGCCGGCGGCCCGAACGCCCGCGGGTTCGCCGCCGACTTCGGCATCGAACGGTTCTACGACGTCGGCCGGCACGGCATCTGCCACCAGGTCATCGCCGAGAACGGCCTGGCCCGCCCCGGCGAGGTGCTGGCCTGCACCGACAGCCACACCTGTGCCGGCGGCGCGTACAACACCGCGGCGCGCGGGCTCGGGCCGGCGGAGGTCTACTCGATCCTGTGCACCGGACGCACGTGGTTCCAGGTCTCGCCGACGATCCGCTACGAGTTCGTGGGGGAGTTGCCGGCGGGGGTCAGTGGCAAGGACGTCTTCCTGCACATCGCCAACGAGTACGGCGACGCCACGAACCTCAACCTCGAGTACGGCGGCCCCGGCCTGGCGTCGATTCCGCTGCACGATCGGCGCACCATAGCTACACAGGGAGCCGAAATCTCTGCTGACTTCTCGACTTTCGCCTTCGACGACGTGCTCGCGGCGCACTTCGATGAGCTCGGTATCGCAGGCTTCGAACCCGCTGAGGCGGACGTTGACGCGACCTATGCCGACGTGCGCGAGATCGACCTGTCCGGCCTGGTGCCGTACGTCGCGCGCCCCGGGACCGTCTCGCGCAACGGCCTGCCGGTCACCGACATCGAGGCCCGCAGGATCGACCAGGCGTTCATCGGCTCGTGTGCCAACGGCCAGCTCGACGACCTGCGCATCGCCGCCGAGGTGCTGCGCGGCAAGCAGGTGGCGCCAGGTGTTCGGCTGATCGTCACGCCGGCCAGCCAGCAGGTCTACCGCGACGCGATGCGGCTGGGCTACCTGCAGGACATCGCGGATGCCGGCGGCGTGGTCACGAACGCCACGTGCGGGGCCTGCTTCGGCTACCACATGGGGGTCGTCGGGCCCGGCGAGGTGTGCCTGACCTCCTCGACTCGCAACTTCACCGGCCGGATGGGATCCCCGGACGCGGAGATCTACATGGCCTCCCCGGCCACGGTCGCGGCCTCGGCGGTCGCCGGCCACATCACGGACGCCCGGACGGAGGCCGCGCGATGA
- a CDS encoding 3-isopropylmalate dehydratase — protein MYPPDAMKLDLPEAAKQVFYAVRPGWTSEVRPGDVVVAGRNFGLGSSRPVAALFRQLGVAALIAEEFNSLFFRNAVNAGLPALTVPDATSVFRDGDIAEIDLATGTWANQSTQTSGVVPVLPELVLEIIASGGVLPRLARQGYLPAELAELLSSPSVAAAGQGSGA, from the coding sequence ATGTACCCGCCGGACGCGATGAAGCTCGATCTCCCCGAGGCGGCGAAGCAGGTCTTCTACGCGGTCCGGCCGGGTTGGACCAGCGAGGTGCGGCCCGGCGACGTCGTGGTGGCCGGCCGCAACTTCGGCCTCGGGTCGTCCCGGCCGGTCGCGGCGCTGTTCCGGCAGCTCGGCGTGGCGGCGTTGATCGCCGAGGAGTTCAACTCGTTGTTCTTCCGCAACGCCGTCAACGCGGGCCTGCCGGCCCTGACGGTGCCCGACGCGACGTCGGTGTTCCGCGACGGCGACATCGCCGAGATCGATCTCGCCACCGGGACGTGGGCGAATCAGAGCACGCAGACGTCCGGTGTGGTGCCGGTGTTGCCGGAGCTCGTCCTGGAGATCATCGCCAGCGGCGGGGTCCTCCCGCGCCTCGCGCGGCAGGGCTACCTGCCGGCCGAACTCGCCGAACTGCTCAGCTCGCCGTCGGTGGCGGCGGCCGGACAGGGGAGCGGCGCATGA